A window from Peromyscus eremicus chromosome 1, PerEre_H2_v1, whole genome shotgun sequence encodes these proteins:
- the LOC131922588 gene encoding BLOC-2 complex member HPS5-like — MEPVCAVFLRAGWIPETLEEWKLLLHLLQNKSTRPTPQESLNGSLSDGPAPINVENVALLLAKAMDPDRAWSLLQECGLALELSAKFTRTCDILRIAERRQRALIQAMLEKCDRFLWSQQA, encoded by the exons ATGGAGCCTGTATGCGCTGTGTTTCTGCGTGCAGGGTGGATCCCTGAGACCTTGGAGGAATGGAAGCTTCTCCTACATCTACTACAGAACAAGAGCACGAGGCCAACTCCTCAGGAGTCACTGAATGGGAGCCTCAGTGATGGGCCTGCCCCCATCAATGTGGAGAATGTGGCACTCTTGTTAGCTAAGGCCATGGACCCAGATCGGGCTTGGTCACTGCTACAGGAATGTGGTCTAGCCCTTGAGTTGTCGGCAAAGTTTACCAGAACCTGTGACATCCTGAGGATCGCTGAGAGAAGACAGAG AGCGCTGATACAAGCCATGCTTGAGAAGTGTGACCGGTTCCTCTGGTCACAGCAGGCCTAG
- the LOC131922767 gene encoding serum amyloid A-5 protein-like, producing the protein MWRAYSDMKEANCKNSDKYFHARGNYDAAQRGPGGAWAAEIISDAREGFQSFIGRGHEDSMADQEANRWGRSGNDPNHYRPKGLPHKY; encoded by the exons ATGTGGCGAGCCTACTCTGACATGAAGGAGGCCAACTGCAAAAACTCAGACAAATACTTCCATGCTAGAGGGAATTATGATGCAGCCCAAAGGGGACCAGGAGGAGCCTGGGCTGCTGAAATCATCAG TGATGCAAGAGAAGGCTTTCAGAGTTTCATAGGCCGTGGACACGAGGACTCTATGGCTGACCAGGAAGCAAACAGATGGGGCCGCAGTGGCAATGACCCCAATCACTACAGACCTAAAGGACTGCCTCACAAATACTGA